Proteins found in one Streptococcus mitis genomic segment:
- the radA gene encoding DNA repair protein RadA, which produces MIAKKKATFVCQNCGYNSPKYLGRCPNCGSWSSFVEEVEVAEVKNARVSLTGEKTKPMKLAEVTSINVNRTKTEMEEFNRVLGGGVVPGSLVLIGGDPGIGKSTLLLQVSTQLSQVGTVLYVSGEESAQQIKLRAERLGDIDSEFYLYAETNMQSVRAEVERIQPDFLIIDSIQTIMSPEISGVQGSVSQVREVTAELMQLAKTNNIAIFIVGHVTKEGTLAGPRMLEHMVDTVLYFEGERHHTFRILRAVKNRFGSTNEIGIFEMQSGGLVEVLNPSQVFLEERLDGATGSSIVVTMEGTRPILAEVQALVTPTMFGNAKRTTTGLDFNRASLIMAVLEKRAGLLLQNQDAYLKSAGGVKLDEPAIDLAVAVAIASSYKDKPTNPQECFVGELGLTGEIRRVNRIEQRINEAAKLGFTKIYVPKNSLTGITPPKEIQVIGVTTIQEVLKKVFA; this is translated from the coding sequence ATCATAGCAAAGAAAAAAGCGACATTTGTATGTCAAAATTGTGGGTATAATTCCCCTAAATATCTGGGACGTTGTCCCAACTGTGGGTCTTGGTCTTCTTTTGTGGAAGAAGTTGAGGTTGCCGAGGTCAAGAATGCGCGTGTGTCCTTGACAGGTGAGAAAACCAAGCCCATGAAACTGGCTGAGGTGACTTCAATCAACGTCAATCGAACCAAGACGGAGATGGAGGAATTCAACCGTGTACTCGGTGGGGGTGTGGTACCAGGGAGTCTCGTCCTTATCGGTGGGGATCCTGGAATCGGGAAATCAACCCTTCTCCTACAAGTATCAACCCAGTTGTCTCAAGTGGGGACTGTTCTCTACGTCAGTGGGGAGGAGTCTGCCCAGCAGATTAAGCTACGAGCAGAGCGCTTGGGAGATATTGATAGCGAGTTTTATCTCTATGCCGAGACCAATATGCAGAGTGTTCGAGCAGAGGTGGAGCGCATCCAACCAGACTTCCTCATTATTGACTCTATCCAGACCATTATGTCTCCTGAGATTTCAGGGGTGCAGGGGTCTGTTTCTCAAGTGCGTGAGGTGACGGCTGAGCTCATGCAACTGGCCAAGACTAATAACATCGCCATCTTTATCGTAGGTCATGTGACCAAGGAAGGAACCTTGGCTGGTCCTCGTATGCTAGAGCATATGGTGGATACGGTGCTTTACTTTGAAGGGGAGCGCCACCATACCTTCCGTATTTTAAGAGCGGTCAAAAACCGTTTTGGTTCTACCAATGAGATTGGGATTTTTGAGATGCAGTCGGGCGGATTGGTTGAGGTGCTCAATCCGAGTCAAGTTTTCCTAGAAGAGCGTTTGGACGGGGCAACTGGTTCGTCAATCGTTGTGACCATGGAAGGGACGCGTCCGATTTTGGCGGAGGTTCAGGCTTTGGTGACACCTACCATGTTTGGAAATGCCAAGCGTACGACGACGGGACTTGATTTTAACCGTGCTAGCTTGATTATGGCTGTTTTGGAAAAACGGGCAGGTCTTCTCTTGCAAAATCAGGATGCTTATCTTAAATCTGCTGGCGGTGTCAAATTGGATGAACCTGCAATAGACTTGGCCGTTGCGGTTGCTATTGCTTCGAGCTATAAAGACAAGCCAACTAATCCTCAGGAATGTTTTGTGGGAGAACTGGGCTTGACAGGAGAGATTCGGCGTGTGAATCGTATCGAACAACGCATCAATGAAGCTGCTAAACTGGGATTTACTAAGATTTATGTACCTAAAAATTCCTTGACAGGAATTACTCCACCCAAGGAAATTCAGGTCATTGGAGTAACAACGATTCAGGAAGTTTTGAAAAAGGTCTTTGCATAA
- a CDS encoding beta-class carbonic anhydrase translates to MSYFEQFMQANQAYVALHGQLNLPLKPKTRVAIVTCMDSRLHVAQALGLALGDAHILRNAGGRVTEDMIRSLVISQQQMGTREIVVLHHTDCGAQTFENGPFQEYLKEELGVDVSDQDFLPFQDIEESVREDMQALIDSPLIPDDVIISGAIYDVDTGSMTVVEL, encoded by the coding sequence GTGTCGTATTTTGAACAATTTATGCAAGCCAATCAGGCTTATGTTGCCCTACATGGGCAGTTAAATCTACCACTTAAACCCAAAACCAGAGTAGCCATTGTGACCTGTATGGACTCACGTCTGCACGTTGCACAAGCTTTGGGTTTGGCACTTGGGGATGCTCATATCTTGCGGAATGCAGGCGGTCGAGTGACTGAGGACATGATTCGTTCGCTAGTTATTTCCCAGCAACAAATGGGGACAAGAGAGATTGTGGTATTGCACCATACAGACTGTGGTGCTCAGACCTTTGAAAATGGTCCTTTTCAGGAGTATTTGAAAGAGGAACTGGGTGTCGATGTGTCAGACCAGGACTTCTTGCCCTTCCAAGATATAGAGGAGAGTGTACGTGAGGATATGCAAGCCCTTATCGATTCGCCCCTAATACCAGACGATGTCATTATCTCTGGTGCTATTTACGATGTGGATACAGGAAGTATGACAGTCGTAGAATTGTAA